The proteins below come from a single Tachypleus tridentatus isolate NWPU-2018 chromosome 13, ASM421037v1, whole genome shotgun sequence genomic window:
- the por gene encoding protein-serine O-palmitoleoyltransferase por isoform X4, producing the protein MYASMMCEGYLPPLWIHITSATSGILCLYYFFDIELYYVIALSVLGVVSLTISHVLLVKYRGPVCALVCVIFLLVCELFLVDKAQWHKIRGSQMIVTMKIISLAFDIDSGLVSLPNPLECLGYFLCVGTVIFGPWISFTGYMDLQYRSMLSLQWFWSLVSSLFLAIVFLSVSTCWSLWFISDEIWKWLTAYRDALSFRTSHYFVCYISQASTILVGISQSPDEWDFTVSKPKYIEVPRSLVEVVVNWNIPMHLWLKTYVFKTSKPLGNFTAVILTYATSSLLHGINFQLAAVLFSLGFYTYVEYVLRHKLADTFEACILARPCKNDCLHVYKKNHPAVIVVNMCFGLLVVFHLAYLGVMFNASTSVQEEGYSMKHTLEKWLELDYASHWVSVATYIFYFLI; encoded by the exons ATAACTTCTGCAACTTCAGGAATTCTGTGTCTGTATTACTTTTTTGATATTGAACTGTATTATGTCATTGCCTTAAGTGTACTGGGTGTTGTATCTCTGACTATAAGTCATGTCCTCCTTGTTAAATATCGTGGACCAGTGTGTGCGTTAGTATGTGTCATCTTTTTATTAGTATG TGAATTGTTTTTAGTTGATAAAGCACAGTGGCATAAAATAAGAG GTTCTCAGATGATTGTAACAATGAAGATCATATCTCTGGCTTTTGACATAGATTCTGGCCTTGTGAGCCTTCCCAACCCTCTTGAGTGTCTTGGATATTTTTTATGTGTTGGAACTGTAATATTTGGCCCATGGATTAGCTTTACAGGATATATGGATTTACAGTACAGAAGTATGTTG AGTTTGCAGTGGTTTTGGAGCCTGGTGTCAAGTTTGTTTCTAGCCATTGTTTTCTTAAGTGTTTCTACCTGCTGGAGCTTGTGGTTTATCTCAGATGAAATTTGGAA GTGGCTTACGGCCTACAGAGATGCACTGTCATTTCGAACCAGTCATTACTTTGTGTGTTATATATCACAAGCAAGTACCATCCTAGTGGGAATCTCACAAAGTCCAGATGAATG ggaCTTTACTGTTTCCAAACCCAAATATATTGAAGTACCAAGGTCATTGGTGGAAGTGGTAGTGAACTGGAACATACCTATGCACCTTTGGCTCAAGACGT atgttttcaAGACATCGAAACCTTTAGGAAACTTTACTGCAGTAATTTTGACATATGCTACGAGTTCTTTATTACAC GGCATAAACTTTCAATTGGCAGCTGTTCTTTTCTCTCTGGGTTTTTATACATATGTGGAGTATG TTTTACGGCATAAACTAGCAGACACATTTGAAGCATGTATATTGGCAAGACCGTGTAAGAACGATTGTTTACATGTGTACAAAAAG AATCATCCAGCTGTAATAGTAGTGAACATGTGTTTTGGACTACTAGTAGTATTTCATCTGGCGTACCTAGGAGTCATGTTTAATGCTTCCACAAGTGTACAGGAAGAG ggCTATAGCATGAAACACACACTTGAGAAATGGCTGGAGTTAGATTATGCCAGCCACTGGGTTTCTGTAGCTacctacatattttattttctaatttaa